Proteins encoded in a region of the Nicotiana tomentosiformis chromosome 9, ASM39032v3, whole genome shotgun sequence genome:
- the LOC138899079 gene encoding uncharacterized protein: protein MPLAIYKQVGLGMPRPTSMRLQMVDCSIKRQVGIVDDVLGKVGKFLLPADFVILDCDVNKEIHIILGRPFLATGRALMDSKRNEIKFRVNDEEVTFQAIKGMKLTHVYEGILVIDIVDEVEDAVEVKMEEECLGEALAAILVNFDGRSWKDTWNQ, encoded by the coding sequence ATGCCCCTTGCTATTTACAAGCAAGTGGGATTAGGTATGCCTAGGCCTACaagtatgaggttgcaaatggtcgACTGTTCAATAAAGCGACAAGTAGGAATAGTTGATGATGTGCTTGGGAAAGTGGGGAAGTTTCTCCTCCCTGCCGACTTTGTTATTCTCGATTGTGATGTCAATAAAGAGATCCATATCATCTTGGGGAGACCATTCCTTGCTACCGGGAGGGCACTCATGGACTCAAAACGAAATGAGATCAAGTTCCGAGTTAATGACGAAGAAGTTACCTTTCAAGCGATTAAGGGTATGAAATTGACACATGTATACGAAGGTATCTTAgtcattgatattgttgatgagGTAGAGGATGCAGTTGAGGTGAAGATGGAAGAAGAATGCCTTGGTGAGGCATTAGCGGCTATTTTAGTGAATTTTGATGGGAGGTCATGGAAGGATACATGGAATCAGTGA